The region TGACCGCAATGTCGGTTAAAAAAGATAAATTTGCCTGAAGGCTTTTTCACCTTTGGGTTGAAGCTTTACACAAGCAAACATGTACATTATAAAAGTAAAAGGCGTCGCCAAAATACCTGATTACGTGCAGTTAAGAGACGATAAGTTTACCTTGCTGGCGTACTTTAGGGTAGACAGGCCCGAAAAATCATTAGATAAGGTTGGCCTTGGGGACAAACACGATTACATAATGGAAATTGTAAGGG is a window of Mucilaginibacter terrenus DNA encoding:
- a CDS encoding fructose-6-phosphate aldolase; translation: MYIIKVKGVAKIPDYVQLRDDKFTLLAYFRVDRPEKSLDKVGLGDKHDYIMEIVRDLPFGQILKLEL